A region from the Altererythrobacter sp. H2 genome encodes:
- a CDS encoding cytochrome P450, protein MNKPVNNRHVFAPETLVDPFDFYAETHAAGTRIEHLPDMGTYVVYSYDLCSEATMKPEVFSNDFTALMGADDDEIRAILAEGWDNPPTLLTADHPVHTRNRKLVNLAFSAPRVNAIEADMRAKSIELIAGFADRGECEFVEDFAIPLPVAMIAQQIGLDNDPKQVKDWSDAAVDRFSQMVNRERVLECARSLVAFQKYMKSKIDERRAHGGDDLLADLVAARVEGETPLTDEEIMSIMQQFMVAGNETTTSTLAGGLLQLIRNPDQMEKAVAAAGGKDPKVIMNLVEEALRYETPTAGMWRIVKQDTELGGMAIPAGAVVQLRYAAANRDPARFENPDKFDIERTNARAHLAFGKGPHMCVGNMLSRKEMLVAFDELLSRLTDFKVADESGIAILPNILLRGVTRLPITFGRAA, encoded by the coding sequence GTGGTCTATTCCTACGACCTGTGCAGCGAAGCAACAATGAAACCGGAGGTGTTCTCCAACGATTTCACCGCGCTGATGGGGGCCGATGACGACGAAATCCGCGCCATCCTGGCCGAGGGGTGGGACAATCCGCCGACCCTGCTGACCGCCGACCACCCGGTCCACACCCGCAACCGCAAACTCGTCAATCTCGCTTTCTCCGCGCCGCGCGTGAACGCCATCGAGGCCGACATGCGTGCCAAGTCGATCGAGCTGATCGCCGGGTTTGCCGACCGGGGCGAATGCGAGTTCGTGGAAGATTTCGCCATCCCCCTGCCGGTGGCGATGATCGCCCAGCAGATCGGGCTCGACAACGATCCCAAGCAGGTCAAGGACTGGTCCGACGCGGCGGTTGACCGGTTCAGCCAGATGGTCAACCGGGAGCGGGTGCTCGAGTGCGCGCGCAGCCTGGTCGCCTTCCAGAAGTACATGAAGAGCAAGATCGACGAGCGCCGCGCGCACGGCGGCGATGACCTGCTCGCCGATCTCGTTGCCGCCCGCGTCGAAGGTGAAACGCCGCTGACCGACGAGGAAATCATGTCGATCATGCAGCAGTTCATGGTCGCGGGGAACGAGACCACCACCTCGACCCTGGCCGGCGGGCTGCTCCAGCTGATCCGCAACCCGGACCAGATGGAGAAAGCAGTCGCCGCCGCCGGGGGCAAGGATCCCAAGGTGATCATGAACCTGGTCGAGGAGGCCCTGCGCTACGAAACGCCGACCGCCGGCATGTGGCGCATCGTCAAGCAGGATACCGAGCTTGGCGGCATGGCGATCCCGGCGGGAGCGGTTGTGCAGCTGCGTTATGCTGCCGCCAACCGTGATCCGGCCCGGTTCGAGAACCCCGACAAGTTCGACATCGAACGCACCAATGCCCGCGCCCACCTCGCTTTCGGCAAGGGCCCGCACATGTGCGTCGGCAACATGCTCAGCCGCAAGGAAATGCTGGTCGCGTTTGACGAGCTGCTCAGCCGCCTGACCGATTTCAAGGTGGCCGACGAAAGCGGCATCGCCATCCTGCCGAACATCCTGCTGCGCGGGGTCACCCGGCTGCCGATCACTTTCGGACGTGCTGCATGA
- a CDS encoding acyl-CoA dehydrogenase family protein, translating to MNFDLSEEQDMFRAAVERFVQPVDTEFRRRLRAHANGYDRARWSELAELGLLALAVDDAAGGMGGGPIDLALVAEALGRGNAPDPWLENGVLPARILAASGQQALLDQVLSGQSIVACALAERSQRYSLIAKGMTARTQGDGFVLSGEKTFVLGGAMADWLVISADCGGETALFLVPGDAAGLERRPYRLADGSMACELRCLNVSLGSEARLSLGLAGLLAIVDDVRLLASAEMLGLAQRLFDDTLDYVKQREQFGVALGTFQALQHRLVECYSALEQARSMLYRAALADHTDPVAWHRSCAGAKAFIGEQADQVAREAVQMHGGMGVTDELAIGHAMKRVLLLSRLFGDADSALAEYAAKFSEAA from the coding sequence ATGAACTTCGACCTCTCCGAAGAGCAGGACATGTTCCGCGCCGCAGTCGAGCGGTTCGTGCAACCGGTCGATACCGAATTCCGGCGCCGCCTGCGCGCCCACGCCAACGGCTATGACCGGGCGCGGTGGAGCGAACTGGCCGAGCTCGGCCTGCTGGCCCTTGCAGTTGACGACGCGGCCGGCGGCATGGGCGGCGGGCCGATCGACCTGGCGCTGGTGGCCGAAGCGCTGGGGCGCGGCAATGCGCCCGACCCGTGGCTGGAAAACGGCGTCCTGCCTGCGCGGATTCTCGCCGCAAGCGGGCAGCAGGCCTTGCTTGACCAGGTGCTTTCGGGCCAGTCGATCGTGGCCTGCGCACTGGCCGAACGGAGCCAGCGCTACAGCCTCATCGCCAAGGGCATGACCGCCCGAACCCAGGGGGACGGCTTCGTCCTTTCGGGCGAGAAGACTTTCGTGTTGGGCGGGGCCATGGCCGACTGGCTGGTGATCTCGGCCGATTGCGGCGGAGAAACTGCGCTGTTCCTGGTGCCCGGCGATGCTGCCGGGCTGGAGCGCCGCCCCTACCGCCTCGCCGATGGCAGCATGGCCTGCGAATTGCGCTGCCTCAATGTAAGCCTGGGCAGCGAGGCGCGCCTCTCGCTCGGGCTCGCCGGGCTGCTGGCGATCGTTGACGATGTCCGCCTGCTGGCCTCGGCCGAAATGCTTGGCCTCGCCCAGCGGCTGTTCGATGACACGCTCGATTATGTGAAGCAGCGCGAGCAGTTCGGGGTGGCGCTCGGCACCTTCCAGGCACTCCAGCACCGGCTGGTCGAATGCTACAGCGCGCTCGAACAGGCGCGCTCGATGCTCTATCGCGCGGCCCTGGCCGACCATACTGACCCGGTCGCCTGGCATCGTTCCTGTGCCGGAGCCAAGGCATTCATCGGCGAACAGGCTGACCAGGTCGCGCGCGAGGCAGTGCAGATGCACGGCGGCATGGGCGTGACCGACGAGCTTGCCATCGGCCACGCGATGAAGCGCGTGCTGCTGCTCAGCCGCCTGTTCGGCGATGCCGACAGCGCCCTGGCCGAATACGCAGCCAAGTTCTCGGAGGCCGCATGA